In Streptomyces violaceusniger Tu 4113, one DNA window encodes the following:
- the shc gene encoding squalene--hopene cyclase has product MTATPTVQPSESSESKTLRFAREATARAVEHLLSRQDERGWWKGDLETNVTMDAEDLMLRQFLGIQDPDTLDAAARFLRSQQGADGTWASFHGGPPELSTTIEAYVALRLAGDEPDAPHMAAASAWVRSRGGIAAGRVFTRIWLALFGWWRWEDLPELPPEIIYFPKWLPLNIYDFGCWARQTIVPLTIVSAKRPVRPAPFPLDELHTDPRRPNPPRPPAPIASWDGAFQRLDRALHAYHKVAFRPLRRAALRSCARWIVERQENDGCWGGIQPPAVYSVIALHLLGYDLDHPVMRAGLESLDRFAVWREDGSRMIEACQSPVWDTCLAAIALADAGLAPDHPALVKAADWMLAEQIDRPGDWSVRRPGLPSGGWAFEFHNDNYPDIDDTAEVVLALRRVDHPEPERIEAAVRRAMRWTLGMQSKNGAWGAFDADNTSPLPNKLPFCDFGEVVDPPSADVTAHVVEMLAHEGRTYDARTRRGIAWLLSEQEPSGAWFGRWGTNYVYGTGSVVPALIAAGVPASHPAVRRAVRWLESVQNEDGGWGEDQRSYLDAEWMGRGASTASQTAWALLALLAAGERDGAAVARGVTWLAETQRADGSWDEPYFTGTGFPWDFSINYHLYRQVFPVTALGRYVHGEPTGARPRSG; this is encoded by the coding sequence ATGACAGCGACACCGACCGTCCAACCCTCCGAGTCATCCGAGTCCAAGACCTTACGTTTCGCCCGTGAGGCGACGGCCCGTGCGGTGGAGCACCTGCTGTCCCGCCAGGACGAGCGCGGCTGGTGGAAGGGCGACCTGGAGACCAACGTCACCATGGACGCCGAGGATCTGATGCTCCGGCAGTTCCTCGGTATCCAGGACCCCGACACCCTCGACGCCGCGGCCCGCTTCCTCCGCTCCCAGCAGGGCGCCGACGGCACCTGGGCCTCCTTCCACGGCGGGCCGCCCGAGCTCTCCACCACCATCGAGGCGTATGTCGCCCTGCGGCTGGCCGGGGACGAGCCCGACGCCCCCCATATGGCCGCCGCCTCCGCCTGGGTGCGCTCCCGGGGCGGCATCGCGGCCGGCAGGGTGTTCACCCGGATCTGGCTGGCCCTCTTCGGCTGGTGGCGCTGGGAGGACCTGCCCGAGCTGCCACCGGAGATCATCTACTTCCCGAAGTGGCTGCCGCTCAACATCTACGACTTCGGCTGCTGGGCCCGGCAGACCATCGTGCCGCTGACCATCGTCTCGGCCAAACGCCCGGTGCGCCCGGCCCCCTTTCCCCTCGACGAGCTCCACACCGACCCCCGCAGACCCAACCCGCCCCGCCCGCCGGCCCCCATCGCCTCCTGGGACGGCGCCTTCCAGCGGCTGGACCGGGCCCTGCACGCCTACCACAAGGTCGCCTTCCGCCCGCTGCGCCGGGCCGCGCTGCGCTCCTGCGCCCGCTGGATCGTGGAGCGGCAGGAGAACGACGGCTGCTGGGGAGGCATCCAGCCACCCGCCGTCTACTCCGTCATCGCCCTCCACCTGCTCGGCTACGACCTCGACCACCCGGTGATGCGCGCCGGTCTGGAGTCGCTCGACCGCTTCGCGGTGTGGCGCGAGGACGGCAGCCGGATGATCGAAGCCTGTCAGTCCCCGGTCTGGGACACCTGCCTGGCCGCCATCGCGCTCGCCGACGCCGGGCTCGCCCCGGACCACCCGGCGCTGGTCAAGGCCGCCGACTGGATGCTGGCCGAGCAGATCGACCGGCCCGGCGACTGGTCGGTGCGGCGGCCCGGCCTCCCCTCCGGCGGCTGGGCGTTCGAATTCCACAACGACAACTACCCCGACATCGACGACACCGCCGAGGTCGTGCTGGCGCTGCGCCGGGTCGACCACCCCGAGCCCGAGCGGATCGAGGCGGCCGTGCGGCGCGCCATGCGCTGGACCCTGGGCATGCAGTCCAAGAACGGGGCGTGGGGCGCGTTCGACGCCGACAACACCAGCCCGCTCCCCAACAAGCTGCCGTTCTGCGACTTCGGTGAGGTCGTCGACCCGCCGTCGGCCGATGTCACCGCGCACGTCGTCGAGATGCTCGCCCACGAAGGGAGGACGTACGACGCCCGCACCCGGCGCGGTATCGCCTGGCTGCTGTCCGAGCAGGAGCCGAGCGGGGCCTGGTTCGGCCGCTGGGGCACCAACTACGTCTACGGCACCGGCTCCGTCGTCCCCGCGCTGATCGCCGCCGGCGTCCCGGCCTCCCATCCGGCGGTCCGCCGGGCCGTCCGCTGGCTGGAGAGCGTCCAGAACGAGGACGGCGGCTGGGGCGAGGACCAGCGCTCCTACCTCGACGCCGAGTGGATGGGCCGGGGCGCCTCCACCGCCTCGCAGACGGCGTGGGCGCTGCTCGCGCTGCTGGCGGCGGGGGAGCGGGACGGCGCGGCCGTCGCGCGCGGGGTCACCTGGCTCGCCGAGACCCAGCGGGCGGACGGCTCCTGGGACGAGCCGTACTTCACCGGCACCGGCTTCCCCTGGGACTTCTCCATCAACTACCACCTGTACCGGCAGGTCTTCCCGGTCACGGCACTGGGCCGGTATGTCCACGGCGAGCCCACCGGGGCGCGACCGCGGAGCGGTTGA
- a CDS encoding phosphorylase family protein: protein MSADPAPEAGGAPLLIACALGIERFALRGAGPGAAAGPVTVLRTGMGPQAAERAVTRALTGRSGEPGEPAVCGVPRTAVIATGFCAGLAPGMHPGDIVVADETRDPAGRTVCTGTRILADALSQLLPGPLPGGPRRAVHIGPVVGSDHVVRGAERAALHSTGAIAVDMESAATLRTAVCHGVRPVAAVRVVVDAPEHELVRIGTLRGGISAFRVLRTVLPAFFHWHHSSLLPGGELDGHATPPDHPGRDVSL, encoded by the coding sequence ATGTCCGCCGACCCGGCCCCGGAGGCCGGCGGTGCTCCGCTGCTGATCGCCTGTGCGCTCGGCATCGAGCGGTTCGCCCTGCGCGGCGCCGGGCCCGGCGCCGCCGCCGGGCCCGTGACCGTGCTGCGCACGGGCATGGGGCCGCAGGCGGCCGAGCGCGCCGTGACCCGGGCGCTGACCGGAAGGTCCGGTGAGCCCGGAGAGCCGGCGGTGTGCGGAGTGCCGCGCACCGCCGTCATCGCCACCGGCTTCTGCGCCGGACTGGCCCCCGGGATGCATCCCGGGGACATCGTTGTCGCCGACGAGACCCGCGATCCGGCGGGCCGCACCGTATGCACCGGCACCCGGATCCTCGCCGACGCCCTGTCACAACTCCTCCCCGGCCCTCTTCCGGGCGGCCCCCGCCGGGCCGTGCACATCGGCCCGGTCGTGGGCTCCGACCATGTGGTGCGCGGCGCGGAGCGGGCCGCGCTGCACAGCACCGGCGCCATCGCGGTGGACATGGAGTCCGCCGCGACCCTGCGCACCGCGGTATGCCACGGCGTCCGTCCGGTTGCGGCCGTCCGGGTGGTCGTGGACGCTCCTGAACATGAACTCGTCCGTATCGGCACGCTCCGCGGTGGAATATCAGCTTTCCGGGTACTGCGGACCGTTCTTCCCGCTTTCTTTCACTGGCACCATTCTTCGCTGCTCCCAGGAGGTGAACTAGATGGCCATGCCACTCCGCCAGACCATCCGGGTCGCGACGTATCTCTTTGA
- the hpnH gene encoding adenosyl-hopene transferase HpnH, whose product MAMPLRQTIRVATYLFEQKMIRRRDKFPLIVELEPLFACNLKCEGCGKIQHPAGVLKQRMPVAQAVGAVLESGAPMVSIAGGEPLMHPQIDEIARQLVQRKKYVFLCTNAMLLRKKMHLFTPSPYFAFAVHIDGLRERHDESVAKEGVFDEAVEAIKEAKRCGFRVTTNSTFFNTDTPQTVVDVLDFLNDELGVDEMMISPAYAYEKAPDQEHFLGVEQTRELFRKAFAGGNRRRWRLNHSPLFLDFLEGKADFPCTAWGIPNYSLFGWQRPCYLMSDGYVPTYRQLVEETDWDKYGRGKDPRCDNCMAHCGYEPTAVLATMGSLKESLRAARETAAGSHG is encoded by the coding sequence ATGGCCATGCCACTCCGCCAGACCATCCGGGTCGCGACGTATCTCTTTGAACAGAAAATGATCAGGCGACGGGACAAGTTCCCGCTGATCGTCGAGCTCGAGCCGCTGTTCGCGTGCAATCTCAAGTGCGAGGGCTGCGGAAAGATCCAGCATCCGGCAGGGGTCCTCAAGCAGCGCATGCCCGTCGCCCAGGCGGTGGGCGCGGTGCTGGAGTCGGGTGCCCCGATGGTGTCCATCGCGGGCGGTGAGCCCCTGATGCACCCGCAGATCGACGAGATCGCACGACAACTGGTGCAGCGGAAGAAGTACGTCTTCCTGTGCACCAACGCGATGCTGCTGCGGAAGAAGATGCATCTGTTCACCCCCTCCCCGTACTTCGCCTTCGCGGTGCACATCGACGGGCTGCGGGAGCGGCACGACGAATCGGTGGCGAAGGAGGGGGTGTTCGACGAGGCGGTGGAGGCCATCAAGGAGGCCAAGCGGTGCGGCTTCCGGGTCACCACCAATTCCACGTTCTTCAATACCGACACCCCGCAGACCGTCGTCGACGTGCTCGACTTCCTCAATGACGAGCTTGGGGTGGACGAGATGATGATCTCGCCCGCCTACGCCTATGAGAAGGCGCCCGACCAGGAGCACTTCCTGGGCGTCGAGCAGACCCGCGAGCTGTTCCGCAAGGCCTTCGCCGGAGGCAACCGGCGCCGCTGGCGGCTCAACCACAGCCCGCTCTTCCTCGACTTCCTCGAGGGCAAGGCGGACTTCCCGTGCACCGCGTGGGGCATCCCCAACTACTCGCTCTTCGGCTGGCAGCGCCCCTGCTATCTGATGAGCGACGGCTATGTCCCGACCTACCGCCAACTGGTCGAGGAGACCGACTGGGACAAGTACGGCCGCGGCAAGGACCCGCGCTGCGACAACTGCATGGCCCACTGCGGCTATGAGCCCACCGCGGTCCTGGCCACCATGGGCTCCCTCAAGGAGTCGCTGCGCGCCGCCCGCGAGACCGCCGCCGGAAGCCATGGGTGA
- the ispG gene encoding flavodoxin-dependent (E)-4-hydroxy-3-methylbut-2-enyl-diphosphate synthase yields MSSAQPVALGLPAMPGRPLAPRRVSRRLQVGQVAVGGDAPISVQSMTTTVTADIGATLQQIAELTASGCQIVRVACPSQDDADALPVIAKKSQIPVIADIHFQPKYVFAAIDAGCAAVRVNPGNIRQFDDKVREIARAASDAGVPIRIGVNAGSLDKRLLEKYGKATPEALVESALWECSLFEEHGFRDIKISVKHNDPVVMVNAYRQLAAQCDYPLHLGVTEAGPAFQGTIKSAVAFGALLSEGIGDTIRVSLSAPPAEEVKVGIQILESLNLRQRRLEIVSCPSCGRAQVDVYKLADEVTAGLEGMEVPLRVAVMGCVVNGPGEAREADLGVASGNGKGQIFVKGEVIKTVPESKIVETLIDEAMNIARRMEDEGVPSGTPDVTVG; encoded by the coding sequence ATGAGCTCAGCGCAACCGGTCGCGCTCGGCCTGCCCGCCATGCCGGGCAGGCCGCTCGCACCACGCCGGGTCTCGCGCCGCCTCCAGGTCGGCCAGGTGGCCGTGGGTGGCGACGCTCCGATCTCGGTTCAGTCGATGACGACGACGGTGACGGCGGATATCGGGGCGACGCTGCAGCAGATCGCGGAGCTGACGGCGTCGGGCTGTCAGATCGTGCGGGTGGCGTGTCCGTCGCAGGATGACGCGGACGCGTTGCCGGTGATCGCGAAGAAGTCGCAGATTCCGGTGATCGCCGACATTCATTTCCAGCCGAAGTATGTGTTCGCGGCGATCGATGCCGGGTGTGCGGCGGTGCGGGTGAATCCGGGGAACATCCGGCAGTTCGACGACAAGGTCAGGGAGATCGCGAGGGCGGCGTCGGATGCGGGTGTGCCGATCCGTATCGGGGTGAACGCGGGGTCGCTGGACAAGCGGCTGCTGGAGAAGTACGGGAAGGCCACGCCGGAGGCGTTGGTGGAGTCGGCGTTGTGGGAGTGCTCGCTGTTCGAGGAGCACGGTTTCCGGGATATCAAGATCTCGGTGAAGCACAACGATCCGGTGGTGATGGTCAACGCTTACCGTCAGCTCGCGGCGCAGTGCGACTATCCGTTGCATCTGGGGGTGACGGAGGCGGGTCCGGCGTTCCAGGGGACGATCAAGTCGGCGGTGGCGTTCGGTGCGCTGCTGAGTGAGGGGATCGGGGACACGATCCGGGTCTCGCTGTCGGCGCCTCCGGCGGAGGAGGTCAAGGTCGGGATCCAGATTCTGGAGTCGTTGAATCTGCGGCAGCGGCGGCTGGAGATCGTTTCGTGTCCGTCGTGTGGGCGGGCGCAGGTGGATGTGTACAAGTTGGCGGACGAGGTGACGGCCGGTCTGGAGGGCATGGAGGTTCCGCTGCGGGTCGCGGTCATGGGGTGTGTGGTGAACGGCCCCGGTGAGGCGCGTGAGGCGGATCTGGGTGTGGCTTCGGGCAACGGCAAGGGGCAGATCTTCGTCAAGGGCGAGGTCATCAAGACCGTGCCGGAGTCGAAGATCGTGGAGACCCTGATCGACGAGGCCATGAACATCGCGCGGCGCATGGAGGACGAGGGGGTCCCGTCGGGCACCCCGGACGTCACCGTGGGCTGA
- the dxs gene encoding 1-deoxy-D-xylulose-5-phosphate synthase: MPLLENIRGPHDLKALTGEELDVLAQEIREFLIDAVARTGGHLGPNLGVVELSIALHRVFDSPADRILWDTGHQSYVHKLLTGRQDFSKLRHKGGLSGYPSRAESEHDIIENSHASTVLGWADGLAKANEVRGATDHVVAVIGDGALTGGMAWEALNNIAAARDRPLVIVVNDNERSYAPTIGGLANHLATLRTTDGYERFLAWGKEVLQRTPVVGQPLYGSLHGAKKGFKDAFAPQGMFEDLGLKYVGPIDGHDTEAVESALRRAKRFHGPVLVHCLTEKGRGYRPALEDEADRFHTVAAMDPLTCAPLIPSGGRSWTSVFGEEMVRIGAERPDVVALTAAMLHPVGLAGFAEAYPERVWDVGIAEQHGAVSAAGLATGGLHPVFAVYATFLNRAFDQLLMDIALHRCGVTFVLDRAGVTGTDGPSHNGMWDMSVLQVVPGLRIAAPRDADQLRAQLREAIDVADAPTVIRFPKESVGQPIAAIDRVGGMDVLRRGEDVLLVAAGIMATVALRAAELLAERGIGCTVVDPRWVKPVDPELPGLAARHRLVAVVEDNVRTGGVGAAVAQTLRDAEVDLPVRTFGIPEEFLAHAKRGEVLADIGLTPAEIAGRIGAALTRIAVRPERASTAAEARTAAQARTVAAKESQG; this comes from the coding sequence ATGCCGTTGCTGGAGAACATCCGGGGCCCGCACGACCTCAAGGCGCTGACCGGTGAGGAACTGGACGTGCTCGCCCAGGAGATCAGGGAATTCCTGATCGACGCGGTGGCCAGGACCGGAGGCCATCTGGGACCGAATCTGGGCGTGGTCGAGCTGTCCATAGCCCTGCACCGCGTCTTCGACTCACCCGCCGACCGCATCCTGTGGGACACCGGCCACCAGTCCTACGTCCACAAACTGCTCACCGGCCGCCAGGACTTCTCCAAGCTCCGCCACAAGGGCGGACTGTCCGGCTATCCGTCACGGGCCGAATCCGAGCACGACATCATCGAGAACAGCCATGCCTCCACCGTGCTGGGCTGGGCCGACGGCCTCGCCAAGGCCAATGAGGTGCGCGGCGCCACCGACCATGTGGTCGCCGTCATCGGGGACGGGGCGCTGACCGGCGGGATGGCCTGGGAGGCGCTCAACAACATCGCCGCCGCCCGGGACCGCCCGCTGGTCATCGTCGTCAACGACAACGAGCGCTCCTACGCGCCGACCATCGGCGGGCTCGCCAACCACCTCGCCACCCTCCGCACCACCGACGGCTACGAGCGCTTCCTGGCCTGGGGCAAGGAGGTGCTGCAGCGCACCCCCGTGGTCGGCCAGCCGCTGTACGGCTCGCTGCACGGCGCCAAGAAGGGGTTCAAGGACGCCTTCGCGCCGCAGGGCATGTTCGAGGACCTCGGGCTGAAGTACGTCGGCCCCATCGACGGCCATGACACCGAGGCGGTCGAGTCGGCCCTGCGCCGCGCCAAGCGGTTCCACGGCCCGGTCCTCGTCCACTGCCTCACCGAGAAGGGCCGGGGCTACCGGCCCGCACTGGAGGACGAGGCGGATCGTTTCCACACCGTCGCCGCGATGGACCCGCTCACCTGCGCGCCCCTCATCCCCTCCGGCGGCCGCTCATGGACCTCGGTGTTCGGGGAGGAGATGGTGCGGATCGGTGCCGAGCGGCCCGATGTGGTCGCCCTCACCGCCGCGATGCTGCACCCCGTGGGCCTCGCCGGCTTCGCCGAGGCGTATCCCGAGCGGGTGTGGGACGTCGGCATCGCCGAGCAGCACGGGGCGGTCTCGGCGGCCGGGCTCGCCACCGGCGGACTCCACCCGGTCTTCGCCGTCTACGCCACCTTCCTCAACCGTGCCTTCGACCAACTGCTGATGGATATCGCGCTGCACCGCTGCGGGGTGACCTTCGTCCTGGACCGGGCCGGTGTCACCGGCACCGATGGGCCGAGCCACAACGGCATGTGGGACATGTCCGTCCTCCAGGTGGTGCCGGGACTGCGGATCGCCGCCCCGCGCGACGCCGACCAGTTGCGCGCCCAATTGCGCGAGGCCATCGACGTGGCCGACGCGCCGACCGTCATCCGCTTCCCCAAGGAGTCGGTGGGGCAGCCCATCGCGGCGATCGACCGCGTCGGCGGGATGGACGTCCTGCGCCGGGGCGAGGACGTCCTCCTCGTCGCGGCCGGGATCATGGCCACCGTCGCGCTGCGCGCCGCCGAGCTGCTGGCCGAGCGCGGTATCGGCTGCACGGTCGTCGATCCGCGCTGGGTCAAGCCCGTCGACCCCGAACTGCCCGGACTCGCGGCGCGCCACCGGCTGGTGGCCGTCGTCGAGGACAATGTGCGCACCGGCGGGGTGGGCGCGGCGGTCGCCCAGACGCTGCGGGACGCCGAAGTCGACCTGCCGGTGCGGACGTTCGGCATCCCCGAGGAGTTCCTGGCCCATGCCAAGCGCGGTGAGGTGCTCGCCGACATCGGGCTCACCCCGGCCGAGATCGCGGGCCGGATCGGGGCGGCCCTGACCCGTATCGCGGTCCGCCCGGAGCGCGCGAGCACCGCCGCCGAGGCCCGTACCGCCGCGCAGGCCCGTACCGTCGCCGCCAAGGAGAGCCAGGGATGA
- a CDS encoding aspartate aminotransferase family protein, with translation MTAAEQQRRSGFDLGKLLAERASERYDLHTRHLNHQLPRMLQTIGFDKVYERGEGAYFWDDEGQDYLDMLAGFGVMGLGRHHPVVRKALHDVLDAGLADLTRFDCQPLPGLLAERLLAHAPHLDRVFFGNSGTEAVETALKFARYATRKPRILYCAHAFHGLTTGSLSVNGEDGFRKGFAPLLPDTAIEMGDLDALERELARGDVAAFVVEPIQGKGVHETPPGFLRAAQELLHRHKALLIADEVQTGLGRTGDFFAYSHEDGVEPDLVCVAKALSGGYVPVGATLGKDWIFRKVYSSMDRVLVHSASFGANAQAMAAGLAVLAVMEDEQIVAGARRTGDLLRQRLAALVDRYELLHDVRGRGLMIGIEFGRPSSLGLRSRWAMLQTARKGLFAQMVVVPLLRRHRILTQVSGDHLEVIKLIPPLIIGEREVDRFVEAFTAVMDDAHQGGGLMWEFGRTLVKQAVANR, from the coding sequence ATGACAGCAGCCGAGCAGCAGCGGCGTTCGGGCTTCGACCTCGGGAAGCTGCTGGCCGAGCGCGCCTCGGAGCGGTACGACCTGCACACCCGGCATCTCAACCACCAACTGCCCCGGATGCTGCAGACCATCGGATTCGACAAGGTCTACGAACGGGGCGAGGGCGCGTACTTCTGGGACGACGAGGGCCAGGACTACCTCGATATGCTCGCCGGCTTCGGGGTGATGGGCCTGGGCCGCCACCACCCCGTGGTCCGCAAGGCGCTGCACGACGTCCTGGACGCCGGCCTGGCCGATCTGACCCGCTTCGACTGCCAGCCGCTGCCCGGTCTGCTGGCCGAGCGGCTGCTGGCCCACGCCCCCCATCTGGACCGGGTCTTCTTCGGCAACAGCGGCACCGAGGCCGTCGAGACGGCCCTGAAGTTCGCCCGCTACGCCACCCGTAAGCCACGCATCCTCTACTGCGCCCACGCCTTCCACGGGCTCACCACCGGCTCGCTGTCGGTCAACGGCGAGGACGGCTTCCGCAAGGGGTTCGCCCCGCTGCTGCCCGACACCGCCATCGAGATGGGCGATCTCGACGCGCTGGAGCGGGAGCTGGCGCGCGGGGACGTGGCGGCGTTCGTGGTGGAGCCCATCCAGGGCAAGGGGGTGCACGAGACCCCGCCCGGCTTTCTGCGCGCCGCGCAGGAGCTGCTCCACCGCCACAAGGCGCTGCTCATCGCGGACGAGGTGCAGACCGGCCTCGGCCGCACCGGGGACTTCTTCGCCTACAGCCACGAGGACGGCGTCGAACCGGATCTGGTGTGCGTGGCCAAGGCCCTCTCCGGGGGCTATGTGCCGGTCGGCGCGACCCTCGGCAAGGACTGGATCTTCCGGAAGGTCTACTCCTCGATGGACCGGGTGCTGGTCCACTCGGCCAGCTTCGGCGCCAACGCCCAGGCCATGGCGGCCGGGCTCGCCGTCCTCGCCGTGATGGAGGACGAGCAGATCGTGGCAGGCGCCCGCCGCACCGGCGATCTGCTGCGCCAGCGCCTCGCCGCGCTCGTGGACCGCTACGAGCTGCTGCACGACGTCCGCGGCCGGGGGCTGATGATCGGCATCGAGTTCGGCAGGCCCAGCTCACTGGGGCTGCGCAGCCGGTGGGCGATGCTGCAGACGGCGCGCAAGGGGCTGTTCGCGCAGATGGTCGTCGTCCCGCTGCTGCGGCGCCATCGCATCCTCACCCAGGTGTCCGGGGACCATCTGGAGGTCATTAAGCTGATCCCGCCGCTGATCATCGGCGAGCGGGAAGTGGACCGGTTCGTCGAGGCGTTCACCGCGGTCATGGACGACGCACACCAGGGCGGCGGCCTGATGTGGGAGTTCGGCCGGACTCTCGTCAAGCAGGCGGTGGCCAACCGCTGA
- a CDS encoding serpin family protein, whose translation MIDATAVQAVNTMTARWARAAVADEGTVFAATGVWPLLALLAGGAGGPARQELEDALGVAADRATALGGELLGALDGIDGVDAATGLWTRQDLPIRSEWEAALPPGVRGALTGDTEHDRKELDAWASRCTRGAITEMPVPLSPATQLVLAGALTVRTAWLQPFQPGWLMPRNGPWQGRSLAGLSRSADDLDGVLRVVPDTPAGPLTLSGIAGGNGLDVHLVLGAEDAPGGEVLEAGIGAVAGRYAGWPGSALPPGAAGPGVQVMEVESRDPTPRVMLTTPQFTVKARHDLLRRAELFGLRTAQDTARGHFPGISPAALALSSGEQSMTASFSAEGFWAAAVTAFSMAPGSAPPRQKAKLISVRYDRPFGFLAVHRATGLVLTAGWVTEPEAGADTMW comes from the coding sequence ATGATCGACGCGACCGCCGTACAGGCCGTCAACACGATGACGGCGAGGTGGGCGCGGGCCGCCGTGGCGGACGAGGGCACGGTCTTCGCGGCCACCGGGGTCTGGCCGCTGCTCGCCCTGCTCGCGGGCGGCGCCGGCGGCCCGGCCCGCCAGGAGCTGGAGGACGCGCTGGGCGTCGCCGCGGACCGGGCCACGGCGCTCGGCGGCGAGCTGCTCGGGGCGCTGGACGGCATCGACGGTGTCGACGCCGCCACCGGCCTGTGGACCCGCCAGGACCTGCCGATCCGGTCCGAGTGGGAGGCCGCGCTGCCGCCGGGCGTACGGGGTGCGCTCACCGGGGACACCGAGCACGACCGCAAGGAGCTGGACGCCTGGGCGTCCCGGTGCACCCGGGGCGCGATCACCGAGATGCCGGTGCCGCTCAGCCCCGCCACCCAGTTGGTGCTGGCCGGGGCGCTCACGGTGCGGACGGCCTGGCTGCAGCCGTTCCAGCCGGGTTGGCTGATGCCCAGGAACGGACCGTGGCAGGGGCGGTCGCTGGCCGGGCTCAGCCGGTCCGCGGACGACCTCGACGGGGTGCTGCGAGTCGTCCCCGACACCCCGGCCGGTCCGCTCACCCTCTCCGGGATCGCGGGCGGCAACGGACTGGATGTCCATCTGGTCCTCGGCGCCGAGGACGCACCGGGCGGCGAGGTGCTGGAGGCCGGAATCGGCGCGGTGGCCGGGCGGTACGCGGGATGGCCCGGCTCGGCGCTGCCGCCGGGCGCGGCCGGGCCCGGAGTCCAGGTCATGGAGGTCGAGAGCCGGGACCCCACTCCCCGGGTGATGCTGACCACCCCGCAGTTCACCGTAAAGGCCCGGCACGATCTGCTGCGCCGGGCCGAGCTGTTCGGGCTGCGTACCGCCCAGGACACCGCGCGGGGCCACTTCCCGGGGATCAGCCCGGCCGCGCTGGCGCTGTCCTCCGGAGAGCAGTCCATGACCGCCTCGTTCAGCGCCGAAGGCTTCTGGGCGGCGGCGGTGACCGCGTTCTCCATGGCTCCCGGTTCGGCGCCGCCGCGGCAGAAGGCGAAGCTGATCAGCGTGCGGTACGACCGGCCGTTCGGCTTCCTGGCCGTGCACCGCGCCACCGGTCTGGTGCTGACGGCGGGCTGGGTCACCGAACCCGAGGCCGGGGCCGACACCATGTGGTGA
- a CDS encoding tyrosine-protein phosphatase has protein sequence MTQQSQSQSPQVPQAETELVGVRNFRDLGGLPAADGRRVRPGVLFRSGHLAHATEADTAFLDALGLHTVFDFRNAADIKLEGPDVTLSGVRNVNLPLSDPADGAGFWTMVREGDLDTLRKLLAEGRAEKRMIGSYRGIVTTRIVEHGRILSDLAEDSSPVLMHCSAGKDRAGLSIAVTLLALGVDQEAIEADYLASAAAHRRYKIWRKGDPGDGSDPMSPEVMALLLPLFDARAEYLAAAFATIEETWGGTDRYLTEGLGLTPERRERLRERLLTG, from the coding sequence GTGACGCAGCAGTCGCAGTCGCAGTCGCCGCAGGTCCCCCAGGCCGAAACTGAGCTGGTGGGGGTACGCAACTTCCGTGATCTCGGCGGACTGCCGGCTGCCGACGGCCGCCGTGTGCGGCCCGGCGTACTGTTCCGCAGCGGCCATCTCGCGCATGCCACCGAGGCGGACACCGCCTTCCTCGACGCGCTCGGCCTGCACACCGTCTTCGACTTCCGCAACGCCGCCGACATCAAGCTGGAGGGCCCGGACGTCACGCTCAGCGGGGTCCGGAACGTCAATCTGCCGCTGTCCGACCCGGCCGACGGCGCCGGGTTCTGGACGATGGTGCGCGAGGGCGATCTGGACACCCTGCGCAAGCTGCTCGCCGAGGGCCGGGCCGAGAAGCGCATGATCGGCTCCTATCGCGGGATCGTCACCACCCGGATCGTCGAACACGGCCGGATCCTCAGCGACCTGGCGGAGGACAGCTCACCGGTGCTGATGCACTGTTCGGCCGGCAAGGACCGGGCGGGGCTGTCCATCGCGGTGACCCTGCTGGCCCTCGGCGTCGACCAGGAGGCCATCGAGGCCGACTACCTCGCGTCGGCCGCCGCCCACCGGCGCTACAAGATCTGGCGCAAGGGCGATCCGGGGGACGGCTCCGACCCGATGTCCCCCGAGGTCATGGCGCTGCTGCTGCCGCTCTTCGACGCACGCGCCGAATATCTGGCGGCGGCCTTCGCGACCATCGAGGAGACCTGGGGCGGCACCGACCGCTATCTCACCGAGGGGCTCGGCCTCACCCCCGAGCGGCGCGAGCGGCTCCGCGAGCGGCTGCTCACCGGCTGA